The Rickettsiales bacterium DNA segment TGGAAGTTCTAAAGCAATATGAAAAAATAATGAAAATAATGCTCCCGACTTTAGGTGAAGAAAGGCAACAAACTTACAGCCCATTTTTGCCACTTTGCCCTGAAACTGGCAAGGTTTTACAAGCGAAAGTTATCAGCACTAATCTCACAAATGGCACTATCACTTATATAAATGAAGCGGGAAAAGAAGTTGAAACCAAAGTTACTGGTGGCGCTTGCAAACTACAATGGAAGCCAGATTGGGGTATGCGTTGGGCAGCACTTGGCGTTGATTATGAAATGCACGGCAAAGATTTAACGCCTTCTGTTGCGGTTTCTTCGCAAATTTGTAAAGCAATTGGAAAAGAAGCTCCTATTACTTTTGTTTATGAAATGTTTTTAGATGAAAAAGGCGAGAAAATTTCTAAATCAAAAGGCAATGGAATTTCACTCGAAGAATGGCTTGAATATGGCACAGAAGAAAGTCTTGCCCTCTTTATGTTTAATAACCCGCAAAAGGCAAAAAAATTGCATTTTGATGTTATTCCACAGCAGATTGATGACTTCTTAAAATTCGCAGATAGCTTGGATAATCCAGAGCAACAAAATAAAATTTTTGAAAACCCTGCTTGGCATATTTCAGCTGGAAAAAACACTAATTATAATGTCCCGATAA contains these protein-coding regions:
- a CDS encoding lysine--tRNA ligase, whose product is EVLKQYEKIMKIMLPTLGEERQQTYSPFLPLCPETGKVLQAKVISTNLTNGTITYINEAGKEVETKVTGGACKLQWKPDWGMRWAALGVDYEMHGKDLTPSVAVSSQICKAIGKEAPITFVYEMFLDEKGEKISKSKGNGISLEEWLEYGTEESLALFMFNNPQKAKKLHFDVIPQQIDDFLKFADSLDNPEQQNKIFENPAWHISAGKNTNYNVPISFALLLNLSAACNTEDKNILWSFITRYAPNASREKSPYLDKMAELAIKYYNRFIVPSKEYHKPNEAEKKAILDLKSLLEKTPDETSGDDIQTQVFEIGKQNGYEANLRDWFSLLYRVLLGQAQGPRAGSFIKLFGIKETINLINEKIS